From a region of the Emcibacter sp. SYSU 3D8 genome:
- the lepB gene encoding signal peptidase I — protein MSEPLSETPTGEGAKPAKPKAKSAFSEFVSTIVVAVLIALAFRTVAYEPFNIPSGSMYPTLWIGDYLLVSKFSYGYSQHSLPMSIIPFNGRILEQQVTRGDVAVFKRPADNKTDFIKRIVGLPGDKIEMIGGALYLNDQPVKREQIADFSMGEAGIEGGNLIYKQMRETLPNGVSYNTLDCAYFPGTKDCIESAADNLGPFLVPEGHYFAMGDNRDNSADSRFSTQAGVGYLPAENLVGRADILFFSTCGQYCDAPLWKPWNWFGAIRYGRIFNLIG, from the coding sequence ATGTCAGAGCCATTGAGCGAGACCCCGACCGGCGAGGGGGCAAAGCCAGCCAAGCCCAAGGCGAAGTCGGCGTTCTCCGAATTCGTGTCGACCATCGTCGTCGCGGTGCTGATCGCCCTGGCGTTCCGGACGGTTGCGTACGAGCCGTTCAATATTCCCTCCGGCTCGATGTATCCGACCCTGTGGATTGGCGACTATCTGCTGGTGTCGAAGTTCTCCTACGGCTACAGCCAGCATTCGCTGCCGATGAGCATCATTCCGTTCAATGGCCGTATCCTGGAGCAGCAGGTCACGCGCGGTGACGTGGCCGTCTTCAAACGCCCGGCCGACAACAAGACCGATTTCATCAAGCGCATCGTGGGATTGCCCGGTGACAAGATCGAGATGATCGGCGGGGCGCTGTACCTGAACGACCAGCCGGTGAAGCGCGAGCAGATAGCCGATTTCTCCATGGGCGAGGCGGGGATCGAAGGCGGCAACCTGATCTACAAGCAGATGCGCGAGACGCTGCCCAACGGCGTCAGCTACAACACCCTCGATTGCGCTTATTTCCCCGGCACAAAGGACTGCATCGAGTCCGCCGCCGACAATTTGGGCCCGTTCCTGGTGCCGGAAGGGCACTATTTCGCCATGGGCGACAACCGCGACAATTCGGCCGACAGCCGGTTCTCGACACAGGCGGGCGTTGGCTATCTGCCGGCCGAAAATCTGGTGGGCCGGGCGGATATCCTGTTCTTCTCCACCTGCGGCCAGTATTGCGACGCGCCGCTGTGGAAGCCCTGGAACTGGTTCGGTGCGATCCGCTACGGCCGCATCTTCAATCTGATCGGGTGA
- the rnc gene encoding ribonuclease III, with the protein MARDLEEVYTLLGYRFADPALLEQALTHPSCSGVPNYQRLEFIGDRVLGAIIAQRLYRDYPAFNEGDLAIRFNELVRKETLSRILVRLGLDRFVRLSTGEEDNGGREKPAILADCCEAVIGAMFMDSGFASAHAFVEKHWQDLVAGVALKDKDAKTLLQEWAQGRGMAAPSYREIAREGPAHEPEFTVGVSVGRKHQATGKGPSKRAAEQLAARSLLDKLNGTE; encoded by the coding sequence ATGGCGCGCGATCTGGAAGAAGTCTACACGCTGCTCGGCTACCGCTTCGCCGACCCGGCCTTGCTGGAGCAGGCGCTGACTCACCCGTCATGCAGTGGCGTGCCGAATTACCAGCGCCTCGAATTCATCGGCGACCGGGTTCTGGGCGCCATCATCGCCCAGCGGCTCTACCGCGATTATCCCGCCTTCAACGAGGGCGACCTGGCGATCCGGTTCAACGAACTGGTGCGCAAGGAAACGCTTTCCCGCATCCTGGTCAGGCTGGGTCTCGACCGGTTCGTGAGGCTGTCGACGGGCGAAGAGGACAATGGCGGCCGTGAGAAGCCGGCGATCCTGGCAGATTGCTGCGAGGCGGTGATCGGCGCCATGTTCATGGATTCCGGCTTCGCGTCGGCTCATGCCTTTGTCGAAAAACATTGGCAAGACCTCGTCGCAGGCGTAGCGCTGAAGGACAAGGACGCCAAGACCCTGCTGCAGGAATGGGCGCAGGGCCGCGGCATGGCAGCGCCATCCTACCGCGAGATCGCACGCGAGGGGCCGGCGCACGAACCTGAATTCACCGTCGGCGTCAGTGTCGGCAGGAAGCATCAAGCCACGGGCAAGGGCCCTTCAAAGCGCGCGGCGGAACAACTGGCGGCCCGGAGCCTGCTGGACAAACTGAACGGAACCGAATGA
- the era gene encoding GTPase Era produces the protein MTESKTRCGFVALLGAPNAGKSTLLNALVGQKVSIVTQKVQTTRTRIRGIAIEGDAQLIYVDTPGIFAPRRRLDRAMVAAAWGAADADVVCLLVDARKRIDPEVRLVLDGLKEIGRKAVLLLTKIDLVPRDSLLSLADELNQTGLFTRIFMISAPTGDGIDDLKRFFAESAPVGHWLYPEDQLSDIPLRLMGAEITREKLFLRVHQELPYAATVETESWEERKDGSVTVHQVIFVERDSQKPIVIGKGGQTIKEIGEAARREMEQIMDRKVHLFLNVKVRKGWGDERERYREMGLDYSD, from the coding sequence ATGACTGAAAGTAAGACAAGATGCGGCTTCGTGGCGCTGCTTGGTGCGCCGAATGCCGGCAAGTCCACGCTGCTCAACGCGCTGGTTGGCCAGAAGGTCTCCATCGTCACCCAGAAGGTGCAGACCACGCGGACCCGCATCCGCGGTATCGCCATCGAGGGCGACGCCCAGCTCATCTATGTGGACACGCCCGGCATCTTCGCGCCCCGGCGGCGGCTTGACCGGGCCATGGTGGCGGCGGCCTGGGGCGCGGCTGATGCCGACGTGGTCTGCCTGCTGGTCGACGCCAGGAAGCGGATCGATCCGGAAGTCCGCCTCGTTCTCGACGGCCTGAAGGAAATCGGCCGCAAGGCGGTGCTGCTGCTGACCAAGATCGATCTGGTGCCGCGCGATTCCCTGTTGTCGCTGGCCGACGAGCTCAACCAGACCGGGCTGTTCACCCGCATCTTCATGATCTCGGCGCCGACCGGCGACGGCATCGACGACCTGAAGCGGTTTTTTGCCGAGAGCGCGCCGGTCGGCCACTGGCTCTATCCCGAAGACCAGCTTTCCGACATTCCATTGCGCCTGATGGGTGCCGAAATCACTCGCGAGAAACTGTTCCTGCGGGTGCACCAGGAGCTGCCCTATGCGGCAACGGTCGAAACCGAAAGCTGGGAAGAGCGCAAGGATGGCTCGGTGACGGTGCACCAGGTGATCTTCGTCGAGCGGGACAGCCAGAAGCCGATCGTCATCGGCAAGGGCGGCCAGACCATCAAGGAGATCGGCGAGGCGGCCCGGCGCGAGATGGAACAGATCATGGACCGGAAGGTGCACCTGTTCCTGAACGTCAAGGTCCGCAAGGGCTGGGGCGACGAGCGCGAGCGCTACCGCGAGATGGGCCTCGATTACAGCGACTGA
- the recO gene encoding DNA repair protein RecO, with translation MEWTDEALVLGAAKHGESSVIVELLTRAHGRHKGLVRGGSGGRMRGVMQAGNRVAVTWRGRLAEHLGTATLELIDANAASVLSDPPRLLALASLCAVASTALPEREGHPEIFLAALPVIGLLRDGADIAHVAAALVSWELGVLGALGYGLDLTSCAVTGQTDELVFVSPRTGRAVSRAGAGEYADRLLPLPALTDPTLEDMVAAFDLTGYFLERNVYVPSKMRLPPARDRFVALLRR, from the coding sequence ATGGAGTGGACGGATGAAGCCCTGGTTCTCGGCGCCGCCAAGCACGGCGAATCCTCCGTCATCGTCGAGCTGCTGACCCGCGCGCACGGCCGACACAAGGGGTTGGTGCGCGGCGGATCGGGCGGCCGCATGCGGGGTGTCATGCAGGCGGGAAACCGGGTCGCCGTCACCTGGCGAGGCCGGTTGGCCGAACACCTTGGCACCGCGACGCTGGAGCTGATCGACGCCAATGCGGCGTCCGTCCTGTCCGATCCGCCGCGGCTGCTGGCGCTGGCCTCGCTGTGCGCCGTGGCCTCGACCGCGCTGCCCGAGCGCGAGGGCCATCCCGAAATATTCCTTGCGGCCCTGCCGGTGATCGGGCTGCTGCGTGACGGCGCCGACATCGCGCACGTCGCGGCCGCCTTGGTCTCCTGGGAACTGGGCGTGCTCGGCGCGCTTGGCTACGGCCTCGATCTGACCTCGTGCGCCGTCACCGGCCAGACCGATGAGCTGGTCTTTGTCTCGCCGCGTACCGGCCGGGCGGTGAGCCGGGCAGGGGCCGGGGAATACGCCGATCGCCTGCTGCCGCTACCGGCACTGACCGACCCCACGCTCGAGGACATGGTGGCCGCATTCGACCTGACCGGCTATTTCCTGGAGCGGAACGTTTACGTGCCCAGCAAGATGCGGCTGCCGCCCGCGCGGGACAGGTTTGTCGCGCTGCTGCGGCGTTAA